A single Desulfovibrio piger DNA region contains:
- a CDS encoding YeiH family protein, which translates to MASCEHHEASFARKSLSALPGILLLTGVAVFSWFITPRLIALHPFMKSLNLSDFIVAIILGMLICNTVGVPAVFRDGLRFSTTLTKTGIVVMGCKYSFAGLIKTGSEAIIIISVFLFTSAIILMWLSRRLSMSPSLGACLAAGLSICGVSACVAIAPAVRAKNEDIAYTIAVVLMFGLLALFVFPFIGHWLDLSPNQFGAFAGVGIVNSAQVLAAGFAFSNDAGVVAGVYNIGRVICLPLVVLMLAIMVAAEDARVHSQLANTSKMRIILDKFPVFVLGFLAVVLLNTFGFMSKEEAKMASNFMNWCFLLGFSSIGLTTHLSDIKAAGLSGALIGFCVASVKAGLALLVVLCFLQ; encoded by the coding sequence ATGGCCAGCTGTGAACACCACGAAGCGTCCTTTGCCCGGAAAAGTCTTTCCGCCCTGCCCGGTATCCTTCTGCTGACAGGCGTCGCCGTTTTTTCGTGGTTCATAACACCGCGCCTCATCGCCCTGCATCCCTTCATGAAGTCCCTCAACCTGAGCGACTTCATCGTGGCCATCATCCTGGGCATGCTCATCTGCAATACCGTCGGCGTGCCCGCCGTCTTCCGGGACGGCCTGCGCTTTTCCACCACCCTGACCAAGACCGGCATCGTGGTCATGGGCTGCAAATATTCCTTCGCCGGGCTCATCAAGACCGGCTCGGAAGCCATCATCATCATTTCCGTCTTCCTGTTCACCTCGGCCATCATCCTGATGTGGCTCTCCCGCCGCCTCAGCATGTCGCCTTCGCTGGGGGCCTGCCTGGCCGCCGGCCTGTCCATCTGCGGCGTCTCGGCCTGTGTGGCCATCGCCCCGGCCGTCAGGGCCAAGAACGAGGATATCGCCTACACCATCGCCGTGGTGCTCATGTTCGGCCTGCTGGCCCTTTTCGTCTTCCCCTTCATCGGCCACTGGCTCGACCTCAGCCCCAACCAGTTCGGGGCCTTCGCCGGTGTGGGCATCGTCAACTCGGCCCAGGTGCTGGCGGCGGGCTTCGCCTTCAGCAATGACGCGGGCGTCGTGGCCGGTGTGTACAATATCGGCCGGGTCATCTGTCTGCCCCTGGTGGTGCTGATGCTGGCCATCATGGTGGCCGCCGAGGATGCCAGGGTGCATTCCCAGCTGGCCAACACCAGCAAGATGCGCATCATCCTCGACAAGTTCCCGGTCTTCGTGCTGGGCTTCCTGGCCGTGGTCCTGCTGAACACCTTCGGCTTCATGAGCAAGGAAGAAGCCAAAATGGCCAGCAATTTCATGAACTGGTGCTTCCTGCTGGGCTTCTCCAGCATCGGCCTCACCACCCACCTCAGCGACATCAAGGCCGCGGGCCTTTCCGGCGCGCTCATCGGCTTCTGTGTGGCCTCGGTCAAGGCCGGCCTGGCCCTGCTGGTGGTCCTCTGCTTCCTGCAGTAG
- a CDS encoding chloride channel protein translates to MAFRPSLPPFILESAALRSQGAWTLMAQALLTGLVSGGVIGLFRWLYTIINTAIRAHVAGQDPLAPAALALLAAGLLLMALTAGLLLRHEPLIGGSGIPQVELIAAGKLPPMRWARVLWCKFVATLAALSAGLSVGREGPCIMMGATVGAGVGYMWHDRCRANRPRYLVGGGVAGMTAAFGAPVAGMFFAFEEMRTPLTLPMLLFTSLSALSAWFMVDVVLGFGLVFPFARLPGLHWSQYWLPLPVGMACGLLGAVYNAGMIRLLRWQDRARWLPGPVRIVFPFACCGVLLFLWPEIMGNVGLTALQLEHLRLPVLMLALLLAGKIAFSCVSFASGVSGGILMPILLAGSMAGALLAAPLRDAGLVAPEQTATLLVLGMAGLFSASVRTPLTGAALVMEMCGGFHLAPAVLLAAFAAAFTANALHSAPVYDSLKERILEQRRRRRAAAPPTEERP, encoded by the coding sequence ATGGCCTTCCGCCCTTCCCTGCCCCCCTTCATCCTGGAATCCGCGGCCCTGCGCAGTCAGGGCGCCTGGACGCTCATGGCCCAGGCCCTGCTCACGGGCCTCGTCTCCGGCGGGGTCATCGGTCTGTTCCGCTGGCTCTATACCATCATCAACACGGCCATCCGCGCCCATGTGGCCGGACAGGATCCCCTAGCACCGGCCGCGCTGGCCCTGCTGGCCGCCGGGCTGCTGCTCATGGCCCTGACGGCCGGGCTGCTCCTGCGCCATGAGCCCCTCATCGGCGGCAGCGGCATCCCGCAGGTGGAGCTCATCGCGGCCGGAAAGCTGCCGCCCATGCGCTGGGCACGGGTGCTCTGGTGCAAGTTCGTGGCCACCCTGGCCGCGCTCAGCGCCGGTCTGTCCGTGGGGCGCGAGGGCCCCTGCATCATGATGGGCGCCACCGTGGGCGCGGGCGTGGGCTACATGTGGCACGACCGCTGCCGCGCCAACCGGCCCCGCTATCTGGTGGGCGGCGGCGTGGCAGGCATGACCGCCGCCTTCGGCGCGCCCGTGGCCGGCATGTTCTTCGCCTTCGAGGAGATGAGGACCCCGCTCACCCTGCCCATGCTGCTCTTCACCAGCCTCTCGGCCCTGTCGGCCTGGTTCATGGTGGACGTGGTGCTGGGCTTCGGCCTGGTCTTCCCCTTCGCCCGGCTGCCCGGCCTGCACTGGAGCCAGTACTGGCTGCCCCTGCCGGTCGGCATGGCCTGCGGCCTGCTGGGGGCCGTGTACAATGCGGGCATGATCCGCCTGCTGCGCTGGCAGGACAGGGCCCGTTGGCTGCCCGGCCCCGTGCGCATCGTCTTCCCCTTCGCCTGCTGCGGCGTGCTGCTCTTCCTCTGGCCGGAGATCATGGGCAATGTCGGCCTCACCGCCCTGCAGCTGGAGCATCTGCGCCTGCCCGTCCTCATGCTGGCCCTGCTGCTGGCGGGCAAGATCGCCTTTTCCTGCGTGAGTTTCGCCTCGGGCGTTTCCGGCGGCATCCTCATGCCCATCCTGCTGGCGGGCAGCATGGCCGGCGCCCTGCTGGCCGCGCCCCTGCGCGATGCCGGGCTGGTGGCCCCGGAACAGACGGCCACCCTGCTGGTGCTGGGCATGGCGGGCCTGTTCTCCGCCTCGGTGCGCACGCCCCTCACCGGGGCCGCCCTGGTCATGGAGATGTGCGGCGGCTTCCATCTGGCCCCGGCCGTGCTGCTGGCCGCCTTCGCCGCGGCCTTCACGGCCAATGCCTTGCATTCGGCGCCTGTTTACGACAGTCTCAAGGAACGCATCCTGGAGCAGCGCCGCCGGCGCCGGGCCGCTGCTCCCCCCACCGAGGAGAGACCATGA
- a CDS encoding phenylacetate--CoA ligase family protein, whose product MTRKDRTEGIYSRREVLDESERRQYCLIQLKDLLSYAYRYSEDVKKRFDRAQFNVEKFKTLSDIKHIPILKKKELIFLQSMGPRLGGLLTKDIGDLKRIFLSPGPIFDPEDRGEDYWGYTEAFYSVGFRPGDAVQNTFNYQLTPAGLMFEEPLRNLGCAVIPAGPTDASTQLDIMQKLRVSGYVGTPSFLMHLAQKAEEKGLNLRKDLFLEVAFVTGERLSEKMRSQMEKKYDLIMRQGYGTADVGCIGYECFHKTGLHIANRCYVEICHPDTGIPLKDGEVGEIVVTAFNKTYPLIRLATGDLSYIDRSPCACGRTSPRLGNIVGRVDTTARIMGMFVYPHQVEQVMSRFEEVKRWQIEVTNPGGIDEMTLFIETSGFKREEELLHQFREKIKLRPELKILAPGSLPPQIRPIEDKRHWD is encoded by the coding sequence ATGACTCGTAAAGACCGTACCGAAGGCATCTACAGCCGCCGTGAAGTGCTCGACGAAAGCGAACGCCGTCAATATTGCCTGATCCAGCTCAAGGACCTGCTCTCCTACGCCTACCGCTACTCCGAAGACGTCAAGAAACGCTTCGACCGTGCGCAGTTCAACGTGGAGAAGTTCAAGACCCTGTCCGATATCAAGCACATCCCCATCCTCAAGAAAAAGGAACTCATCTTCCTGCAGTCCATGGGCCCGCGTCTGGGCGGCCTGCTGACCAAGGACATCGGGGACCTGAAGCGCATCTTCCTCTCCCCCGGACCCATCTTCGACCCCGAAGACCGCGGCGAAGACTACTGGGGCTACACCGAAGCCTTCTATTCCGTGGGCTTCCGTCCCGGTGATGCCGTGCAGAACACCTTCAACTATCAGCTGACCCCGGCCGGCCTGATGTTCGAAGAGCCCCTGCGCAACCTGGGCTGCGCGGTCATCCCCGCCGGTCCCACCGATGCCTCCACCCAGCTGGACATCATGCAGAAGCTGCGCGTCTCCGGCTATGTGGGCACGCCCAGCTTCCTCATGCACCTGGCCCAGAAGGCCGAGGAAAAGGGCCTGAACCTGCGCAAGGACCTCTTCCTCGAGGTGGCCTTCGTCACCGGTGAGCGCCTGTCCGAAAAGATGCGCTCCCAGATGGAAAAGAAGTACGACCTCATCATGCGCCAGGGCTACGGCACCGCCGACGTGGGCTGCATCGGCTACGAATGCTTCCACAAGACCGGCCTGCACATCGCCAACCGCTGCTATGTGGAGATCTGCCATCCCGATACCGGCATCCCGCTGAAGGACGGCGAAGTGGGCGAGATAGTGGTCACGGCCTTCAACAAGACCTATCCGCTCATCCGCCTGGCCACGGGCGACCTGTCGTACATCGACCGCAGCCCCTGCGCCTGCGGCCGTACCAGCCCGCGCCTGGGCAACATCGTGGGCCGCGTGGACACCACCGCCCGCATCATGGGCATGTTCGTCTACCCGCATCAGGTGGAACAGGTCATGAGCCGCTTCGAGGAAGTGAAGCGCTGGCAGATCGAAGTCACCAACCCCGGCGGCATCGACGAGATGACCCTGTTCATCGAGACCAGCGGCTTCAAGCGCGAGGAAGAGCTGCTCCACCAGTTCCGCGAAAAGATCAAGCTGCGTCCCGAGCTCAAGATCCTGGCGCCGGGCAGCCTGCCCCCGCAGATCCGTCCCATCGAGGACAAGCGTCACTGGGATTAA
- a CDS encoding EF-hand domain-containing protein, with the protein MNKRILGGLLCAAMLCAAPALAMPGMGEGKAPVDKFPMMDADKNGSVSKEEFKKFFPQMQDGAFAAIDKNKDGAISHEEWQGFSKSHAMGRAGHPGAQMPPAGEAAPKTMPLVTPPSK; encoded by the coding sequence ATGAACAAACGTATCCTGGGCGGCCTGCTCTGCGCCGCCATGCTCTGCGCCGCTCCCGCCCTGGCCATGCCCGGCATGGGTGAAGGCAAGGCCCCTGTGGACAAGTTCCCCATGATGGACGCCGACAAGAACGGCAGCGTCAGCAAGGAAGAATTCAAGAAGTTCTTCCCCCAGATGCAGGACGGCGCCTTTGCCGCCATCGACAAGAACAAGGACGGCGCCATCAGCCATGAGGAATGGCAGGGCTTCAGCAAGAGCCACGCCATGGGCCGCGCCGGGCATCCCGGCGCCCAGATGCCCCCGGCCGGCGAGGCCGCGCCCAAGACCATGCCGCTGGTCACGCCGCCTTCCAAGTAA
- a CDS encoding YgiQ family radical SAM protein, whose protein sequence is MPFFPKPRRRPAPADTDISTADAAPRPFRPRPATGTQPADRPRFQRGERNESSFRDGRPRREDRPRDGRRPAGDFPRAGRPADRRDARPGSRSRNEAFQDPWVDGQPRFLPMSRAEMQALGWKELDVLLVNGDAYVDHPAFGPVLLGRWLVAHGFRVGIVAQPRWQSPDDLLVMGRPRLFAGVSAGALDSMLAHYTAFRKKRHDDAYTPGGKAGARPNRACLVYANLARQAFPGLPVILGGIEASLRRTTHYDFWTDSLRRSILLDAKADLLIYGMGELAMLECARRLAEGKSLHGIDGTAWLAKVDEHNVPVDLPEEWLDLPRMQLPSHEAVQAEATELLRLTQMLEQQVHRQNAWAQQMVGDRALVLAPPARPLTTEEMDQIYALPYARAAHPRYREPIPADEMLRTSITSHRGCGGGCSFCSLALHQGRRISSRSQESILAEARTLVAQSRRGQVAISDVGGPTANMWQAHCALDDATAARAEPGARPSSRCRRSSCCYPTVCKSFITPQMQHVGLLREVAALPGVRQVRVASGVRADLALNDPEALAAYTGEFTGGQLKVAPEHCAARVLDLMRKPGMEVFEAFLQSFMEQSRRAGREQYVVPYMMSAFPGCTDEDMHELARWLQQRHWSPQQTQCFIPTPGSIATAMYYCGRNEDGEEIYVARSDADRLRQHRILMPDFGRMPERGGHADAEDAGEGHRREPRRENTTERWRDERRGADGLAPRHEGRRAFREDRTPPFPHFDDERDEAPRRDVRRPDRDGFRRPAFRQDADKPFRPRPFPEAARDADEAPQARPSFRRDGQDERPFRPRADRFVDREGEEGQRPFRPRRDDEERPFHKDGFRPRRFDHRDGSDGQEAWKRSRPFPRFDDERDEAPRRDVRRPDRDGFRKPGFRQDADRPFRPRPFPGAARDADEAPQARPSFRRDGQDERPFRPRADRFVDREGGEGQRPFRPRRDDEERPFHKDGFRPRRFDHRDGSDGQEAWRRSRPFSRFDDERDEAPRRDVRRPDRDGFRKPAFRQDADRPFRPRPFPDAARDGDEAPQARPSFRRDGQGERPFRPRGDRFMSRDGEEGQRPFRPRRDDEGRSFRKDGFRPRRFDHHDGSEGQGERERRAPFPRFDDGQGGAPRRDVRRHDRDGFRKPGFRQDADKPFRKNTFRRDGKPAFGSRRRDRGFDGPALNDDEE, encoded by the coding sequence ATGCCCTTCTTCCCCAAGCCCCGGCGCCGACCCGCGCCCGCCGATACCGACATCAGCACCGCCGACGCCGCGCCCCGTCCTTTCCGTCCGCGTCCGGCCACCGGCACGCAGCCTGCCGACCGTCCCCGCTTCCAGCGCGGGGAACGCAACGAATCTTCTTTCCGGGACGGCCGTCCCCGCCGTGAAGACCGCCCCCGTGACGGACGCCGCCCTGCCGGGGACTTCCCGCGTGCCGGGCGTCCCGCGGACCGCCGCGATGCCCGCCCCGGCTCCCGGTCCCGCAACGAGGCGTTCCAGGACCCGTGGGTGGACGGCCAGCCCCGCTTCCTGCCCATGAGCCGCGCCGAGATGCAGGCCCTGGGCTGGAAGGAACTGGACGTGCTGCTGGTCAACGGCGACGCCTATGTGGACCACCCGGCCTTCGGGCCCGTGCTGCTGGGCCGCTGGCTGGTGGCCCACGGTTTCCGCGTGGGCATCGTGGCCCAGCCCCGCTGGCAGTCGCCCGACGACCTGCTGGTCATGGGCCGTCCCCGGCTTTTCGCGGGCGTCAGCGCGGGCGCGCTGGACTCCATGCTGGCCCACTACACGGCCTTCCGCAAAAAGCGCCACGATGATGCCTACACCCCCGGCGGCAAGGCCGGCGCGCGTCCCAACCGCGCCTGTCTGGTCTATGCCAACCTGGCCCGTCAGGCCTTCCCCGGCCTGCCGGTGATCCTGGGCGGCATCGAGGCCTCGCTGCGCCGCACCACCCATTACGATTTCTGGACCGACAGCCTGCGCCGCTCCATCCTGCTGGACGCCAAGGCCGACCTGCTCATCTACGGCATGGGCGAGCTGGCCATGCTGGAATGCGCCCGCCGTCTGGCCGAAGGCAAGAGCCTGCACGGCATCGACGGCACGGCCTGGCTGGCCAAAGTGGACGAGCACAACGTCCCCGTGGACCTGCCCGAAGAATGGCTCGACCTGCCGCGCATGCAGCTGCCCTCCCACGAGGCCGTGCAGGCCGAGGCCACGGAGCTGCTGCGCCTGACCCAGATGCTGGAGCAGCAGGTGCACCGCCAGAACGCCTGGGCCCAGCAGATGGTGGGCGACCGCGCCCTGGTGCTGGCGCCCCCGGCCCGGCCCCTGACCACGGAAGAGATGGACCAAATCTACGCGCTGCCCTACGCCCGCGCGGCCCATCCCCGCTACCGCGAGCCCATCCCTGCCGACGAGATGCTGCGCACCAGCATCACCAGCCATCGCGGCTGCGGCGGCGGCTGTTCCTTCTGCTCGCTGGCCCTGCACCAGGGGCGCCGCATCAGCTCCCGCAGCCAGGAGTCCATCCTGGCCGAGGCCCGCACGCTGGTGGCCCAGTCCCGTCGCGGCCAGGTGGCCATCTCCGACGTGGGCGGCCCCACTGCCAACATGTGGCAGGCCCACTGCGCCCTGGATGACGCCACGGCCGCCAGGGCGGAGCCCGGCGCGCGGCCTTCGTCCCGCTGCCGCCGCAGCAGCTGCTGTTACCCCACGGTCTGCAAGTCCTTCATCACTCCGCAGATGCAGCATGTGGGCCTGCTGCGCGAGGTGGCGGCCCTGCCCGGCGTGCGGCAGGTGCGCGTGGCCAGCGGCGTGCGCGCCGACCTGGCCCTCAACGATCCTGAGGCCCTGGCGGCCTATACCGGCGAATTCACCGGCGGCCAGCTCAAGGTGGCCCCGGAGCACTGCGCCGCCCGCGTGCTGGACCTGATGCGCAAGCCGGGCATGGAAGTCTTCGAGGCCTTCCTCCAGAGCTTCATGGAGCAGAGCCGTCGGGCCGGACGCGAGCAGTATGTGGTGCCCTACATGATGAGCGCCTTCCCCGGCTGTACGGACGAGGACATGCACGAGCTGGCCCGCTGGCTGCAACAGCGCCACTGGAGCCCGCAGCAGACCCAGTGTTTCATCCCCACGCCGGGCAGCATCGCCACGGCCATGTATTACTGCGGCCGCAACGAGGACGGGGAAGAGATCTATGTGGCCCGCAGCGATGCCGACCGCCTGCGCCAGCACCGCATCCTGATGCCCGATTTCGGCCGCATGCCCGAACGCGGCGGCCATGCCGATGCTGAGGATGCGGGCGAAGGCCACCGCCGCGAGCCCCGCCGGGAAAACACCACCGAGCGCTGGCGCGACGAGCGCCGCGGCGCTGACGGCCTGGCCCCCCGGCACGAGGGACGCCGCGCCTTCCGGGAAGACCGCACGCCGCCCTTCCCCCACTTCGATGACGAGCGGGACGAAGCCCCCCGCCGCGATGTCCGCCGTCCCGACCGCGACGGTTTCCGCAGGCCCGCCTTCCGGCAGGATGCCGACAAACCCTTCCGTCCCCGCCCCTTCCCCGAAGCCGCCCGTGACGCTGACGAGGCCCCGCAGGCCCGCCCGTCCTTCCGCAGGGACGGGCAGGACGAACGCCCCTTCCGTCCCCGTGCCGACCGTTTCGTGGACCGCGAGGGAGAAGAAGGGCAGCGTCCCTTCCGGCCGCGCCGCGATGACGAAGAACGGCCTTTCCACAAGGACGGCTTCCGTCCCCGGCGCTTTGACCATCGCGACGGCAGCGATGGGCAGGAGGCCTGGAAGCGCTCCCGTCCCTTCCCCCGCTTCGATGACGAGCGGGACGAGGCCCCCCGTCGCGATGTCCGCCGCCCCGACCGCGACGGTTTCCGCAAGCCCGGCTTCCGGCAGGATGCGGACAGGCCCTTCCGCCCGCGTCCCTTCCCCGGTGCCGCCCGTGACGCTGACGAGGCCCCGCAGGCCCGCCCCTCCTTCCGCAGGGACGGGCAGGACGAACGCCCCTTCCGTCCCCGTGCCGACCGTTTCGTGGACCGCGAGGGAGGAGAAGGGCAGCGTCCCTTCCGGCCGCGCCGCGATGACGAAGAACGGCCTTTCCACAAGGACGGCTTCCGTCCCCGGCGCTTCGACCATCGCGACGGCAGCGATGGGCAGGAGGCCTGGAGGCGCTCCCGTCCCTTCTCCCGCTTCGATGACGAGCGGGACGAGGCCCCCCGCCGCGATGTCCGCCGTCCCGACCGCGACGGTTTCCGCAAGCCCGCCTTCCGGCAGGATGCGGACAGGCCCTTCCGTCCCCGCCCCTTCCCCGACGCCGCCCGTGACGGTGACGAGGCCCCGCAGGCCCGCCCCTCCTTCCGCAGGGATGGTCAGGGCGAACGTCCCTTCCGTCCCCGTGGCGACCGTTTCATGAGCCGCGATGGGGAAGAGGGGCAGCGTCCCTTCCGCCCGCGTCGCGATGACGAGGGACGGTCTTTCCGCAAGGACGGTTTCCGTCCCCGGCGCTTCGACCATCACGACGGCAGCGAAGGACAGGGCGAACGGGAACGCCGTGCGCCTTTCCCCCGCTTCGATGACGGGCAGGGCGGCGCGCCCCGCCGCGATGTCCGCCGTCACGACCGCGACGGTTTCCGCAAGCCCGGCTTCCGGCAGGATGCCGACAAGCCCTTCCGCAAGAACACGTTCCGCAGGGACGGCAAGCCCGCCTTCGGCTCCCGCCGTCGGGACAGGGGCTTTGACGGCCCGGCGCTGAACGACGACGAAGAATGA
- a CDS encoding SlyX family protein, with the protein MDQEERIIRLEELAYFQEERLRELNEALTAQQQQIDMLEHRLAETMELARNLRDQLGQTGNGAPVNDLPPHYMPERY; encoded by the coding sequence ATGGATCAGGAAGAACGCATCATCCGGCTGGAAGAACTGGCCTATTTTCAGGAAGAACGCCTGCGCGAACTCAACGAGGCCCTGACGGCCCAGCAACAGCAGATCGACATGCTGGAACACCGCCTGGCCGAGACCATGGAGCTGGCCCGCAACCTGCGCGACCAGCTGGGGCAGACCGGCAACGGTGCCCCGGTCAACGATCTGCCGCCCCACTACATGCCCGAGCGTTACTGA
- a CDS encoding MBOAT family O-acyltransferase: MLFPSFPFLFLFLPVLVWLWKLAAGEDKSRLSVLLLGASLLFGACQGLEALLLLLGLSAVNYLFGLLLADEGHRRRRLGRRGLLLLAVLLNVLVWSRFRHLPALSAWLAQWQDVLPVLAPAAMPAGFSFAVLIQLAWLLGVYQRRIRPGGIVRQALFTTCFPYALSGPLVRYEETGPQFDALDMPRADDLARGLGLLVLGLAKKVLLADSLAPAADAVFHAAAQGLPLSTAEAWLGALSYTFQIYFDFSGYTDMAVGAALMLGLRLPENFAAPYRATGIVDFWRRWHMTLGRWLHDCLYLPLGGSRHGRVRQYANLLLTMLVCGVWHGAGLTFLLWGALHGLLLLVNHAFRHLLRGSLAERVLALPPLRALCVLVTFLCLTAAWVLFRAGDTGTALHVWQSMFLWSDGHPLPLQQGLEALLPGGLLEPRLLLPLLAVCAVIVWALPCSQHVMLGRADGSRPRLHWQPTLPWAVALALPALASLLLMQGHAFLSFRF; the protein is encoded by the coding sequence ATGCTGTTCCCTTCCTTCCCCTTCCTGTTCCTCTTCCTGCCCGTCCTCGTCTGGCTCTGGAAACTGGCTGCCGGAGAAGACAAAAGCAGGCTGTCCGTGCTCCTGCTGGGGGCCTCGCTGCTCTTTGGGGCCTGTCAGGGCCTGGAGGCCCTGCTGCTCCTGCTGGGCCTGAGCGCGGTCAACTATCTGTTCGGCCTGCTGCTGGCCGATGAGGGGCACCGCCGTCGCCGTCTGGGCCGTCGTGGCCTGCTGCTCCTGGCCGTGCTGCTCAATGTGCTGGTCTGGAGCCGTTTCCGCCACCTGCCGGCCCTGTCGGCCTGGCTGGCCCAGTGGCAGGACGTCCTGCCCGTCCTGGCGCCCGCGGCCATGCCCGCGGGCTTCTCCTTTGCCGTGCTCATCCAGCTGGCCTGGCTGCTGGGCGTCTACCAGCGCCGCATCCGGCCCGGGGGCATCGTGCGGCAGGCCCTGTTCACCACCTGTTTCCCCTATGCCCTGTCCGGCCCGCTGGTCCGCTACGAGGAGACGGGCCCGCAGTTCGATGCCCTGGACATGCCGCGGGCCGACGATCTGGCGCGGGGCCTGGGCCTGCTGGTGCTGGGCCTGGCCAAGAAGGTGCTGCTGGCCGACAGCCTGGCCCCGGCGGCGGACGCCGTGTTCCATGCCGCCGCCCAGGGCCTGCCCCTGAGCACGGCCGAGGCCTGGCTGGGGGCCCTGAGCTATACTTTCCAGATCTATTTCGATTTTTCCGGCTATACGGACATGGCCGTGGGGGCCGCCCTCATGCTGGGCCTGCGCCTGCCGGAGAATTTTGCCGCGCCCTACAGGGCCACGGGCATCGTGGACTTCTGGCGGCGCTGGCACATGACCCTGGGCCGCTGGCTGCATGACTGCCTGTACCTGCCCCTGGGCGGCAGCCGTCACGGCCGGGTGCGGCAGTACGCCAACCTGCTGCTGACCATGCTGGTCTGCGGCGTCTGGCACGGGGCCGGGCTGACCTTCCTCCTCTGGGGGGCCCTGCACGGCCTGCTCCTGCTGGTCAACCACGCCTTCCGGCACCTGCTGCGCGGCAGCCTGGCCGAACGCGTGCTGGCCCTGCCGCCCCTGCGGGCCCTGTGCGTGCTGGTGACCTTCCTGTGCCTGACCGCGGCCTGGGTGCTGTTCCGCGCCGGGGACACGGGCACGGCCCTGCATGTCTGGCAGAGCATGTTCCTCTGGAGCGACGGCCACCCCCTGCCCCTGCAACAGGGGCTGGAGGCCCTGCTGCCCGGCGGTCTGCTGGAGCCCCGGCTGCTGCTGCCGCTGCTGGCCGTCTGCGCCGTCATCGTCTGGGCCCTGCCCTGCAGCCAGCATGTGATGCTGGGCCGCGCCGACGGCAGCCGCCCCCGGCTGCACTGGCAGCCCACCCTGCCCTGGGCCGTGGCCCTGGCCCTGCCGGCGCTGGCCTCCCTGCTGCTGATGCAGGGCCATGCCTTCCTTTCTTTCCGCTTTTGA
- a CDS encoding integration host factor subunit alpha, with product MKKTLTKADIVERIYESTDKNRVDVKNVVEKLLEIMKNAIKKDNALLISGFGKFEAYDKASRKGRNPQTDEAITLPPRKVVVFRLSRKFRAELNS from the coding sequence ATGAAGAAAACATTGACCAAAGCTGACATCGTCGAGCGGATCTACGAGAGTACAGACAAAAATCGGGTTGACGTGAAGAATGTGGTCGAAAAACTGCTGGAGATCATGAAGAACGCCATCAAAAAGGACAATGCTCTTCTGATCAGTGGGTTCGGCAAGTTTGAGGCCTACGACAAGGCATCGCGCAAGGGCCGCAATCCGCAGACGGATGAAGCCATCACGCTGCCGCCGCGCAAGGTCGTCGTCTTCCGTCTGTCCCGCAAGTTCAGAGCCGAACTCAATTCCTGA
- a CDS encoding radical SAM protein produces MSRVSLTFLWEIPARTVPVFSVFIPFFGCPRRCVFCSQHDQTGQQAVPLDEILARAAAGLRSRRTQGRPPAELAFYGGTFTALAPRDLDACLDMADSLRRDGCITRFRCSTRPDCLDAALLARLRRHGCRTVELGIQSFSDTALQAAERHYSGRQAAGACRLVRDAGLALGVQLLPGMPGHEPEDFLADVRRALALGADMLRFYPCLVLAGTELARRWQQGLYTPWPLPLTLSLLARGWLDARRAGVPVIRMGLAPEPGMEAALLAGPADRNLGGRVLGRALWLHVCACLLRARGEEAARSEVRAAALLDALLADGEVPGGLPRARALYLPRACQGFFRGPGDELGRAWAALGITRRALVWTAGQAACLHLDA; encoded by the coding sequence ATGTCTCGTGTTTCGCTTACTTTTTTGTGGGAGATTCCTGCAAGGACAGTCCCGGTCTTCAGCGTTTTCATCCCTTTTTTCGGCTGTCCCCGCCGCTGCGTCTTCTGTTCCCAGCATGACCAGACGGGCCAGCAGGCCGTCCCCCTGGACGAGATACTGGCCCGCGCGGCCGCCGGTCTGCGCTCCCGGCGGACACAGGGCAGGCCGCCGGCGGAGCTGGCCTTTTACGGCGGCACCTTCACGGCCCTGGCCCCCCGCGATCTGGACGCCTGCCTGGACATGGCCGACAGCCTCCGCCGTGACGGCTGCATCACCCGTTTCCGCTGCTCCACCCGCCCCGACTGCCTGGATGCGGCCCTGCTGGCGCGCCTGCGCCGCCACGGCTGCCGCACGGTGGAACTGGGCATCCAGAGCTTTTCCGACACGGCCCTGCAGGCCGCCGAACGCCACTACAGCGGCAGGCAGGCCGCCGGGGCCTGCCGTCTGGTGCGGGACGCGGGCCTGGCCCTGGGCGTGCAGCTGCTGCCCGGCATGCCGGGCCATGAGCCGGAAGACTTTTTGGCCGATGTGCGCCGCGCCCTGGCCCTGGGGGCGGACATGCTGCGCTTCTATCCCTGCCTGGTGCTGGCGGGCACGGAACTGGCCCGCCGCTGGCAGCAGGGCCTCTATACGCCCTGGCCCCTGCCGCTCACCCTCTCCCTGCTGGCGCGCGGCTGGCTGGACGCCCGTCGTGCCGGGGTGCCCGTCATCCGCATGGGCCTTGCCCCCGAACCCGGCATGGAGGCGGCCCTGCTGGCCGGGCCCGCCGACAGGAACCTGGGCGGGCGCGTGCTGGGCCGGGCCCTGTGGCTGCATGTCTGCGCCTGCCTGCTGCGGGCGCGGGGGGAGGAGGCGGCCCGCAGCGAAGTACGGGCCGCGGCCCTGCTGGACGCCCTGCTGGCGGACGGGGAAGTCCCCGGCGGGCTGCCCCGGGCACGGGCCCTGTACCTGCCGCGCGCCTGCCAGGGGTTCTTCCGCGGGCCGGGCGACGAGCTGGGCAGGGCCTGGGCGGCCCTGGGCATCACGCGCCGCGCCCTTGTCTGGACGGCAGGACAGGCCGCCTGCCTGCATCTTGATGCCTGA